One stretch of Monomorium pharaonis isolate MP-MQ-018 chromosome 10, ASM1337386v2, whole genome shotgun sequence DNA includes these proteins:
- the LOC105836007 gene encoding proton-coupled folate transporter: MEKPEATTSGIKTNEATPRMNFSPGRNKVLRKYFGWLKHVSVEPTMWLFLMAFMFTSVVEQDFFRYKACRVDHGYSEETCIHLNDNDNKDIKTKVQMTVSEFHQWNDIAGHVIPIILAMFYGNWSDRRGRKLPLVLGLIGKLVYSFMIVINSLMDTWNLNMVVYTATLPMSILGGEVAIFGSCFAYISDVSSVQQRTMRITILDVVYLSTIPSGVALGSYVFAHLVNMSYAIMFAVNATLLLLAIVYSLVWLKWQTSPRQQPLSGANWLLDFFDRRHVVTTMRTLVKSRRNHGKLHLWLLLLAMCLYTFQRDEKPKSQMYTSLIFNWNVTDFSNFKTFQSTLFVLAMLIGVPIMSKLIGMKDTFIVAVGAIAHAAGRIVFILANRPELFYVGAAVAALGPVVAPILRSMTSKLVPVEERGKVFAMLSVCDNAVPLLSGTLYSQLYNATIKTAPNSFYWLTFATQIAVLLLIQLINFTSWSKHATEQEDYIDDEAVAPSLPNTEASSSSNVTT; this comes from the exons atggagaaaCCGGAAGCGACTACTAGCGGTATCAAAACCAATGAG gCGACACCACGGATGAACTTTTCTCCTGGAAGAAATAAAGTGTTGAGAAAATACTTCGGATGGTTAAAACATGTATCAGTAGAGCCGACTATGTGGCTCTTCCTGATGGCGTTTATGTTCACGTCAGTTGTCGAGCAAGacttttttagatataaagcGTGTCGAGTAGACCACGGATATTCTGAAGAAACGTGTATACATCTGAACGACAATGATAATAAAGACATAAAGACTAAAGTACAG ATGACCGTCTCGGAATTTCATCAATGGAACGACATTGCCGGGCACGTAATACCTATTATCTTAGCGATGTTCTACGGCAACTGGAGCGATCGGCGAGGACGTAAATTGCCGCTCGTTCTCGGCCTGATCGGCAAATTGGTTTACTCATTTATGATCGTGATCAATTCTTTGATGGACACTTGGAATCTGAACATGGTAGTGTACACGGCGACCCTGCCGATGAGCATACTGGGCGGCGAGGTCGCAATCTTCGGCAGTTGTTTCGCATACATATCCGATGTAAGCTCTGTGCAACAGAGAACTATGAGAATCACAATCTTGGATGTCGTTTACCTCAGTACCATACCCTCGG GAGTTGCACTTGGTTCCTACGTGTTTGCTCATCTGGTCAACATGTCCTATGCGATTATGTTTGCTGTAAACGCGACTTTGCTCTTGCTGGCGATTGTGTATTCGCTCGTGTGGCTCAAATGGCAAACGTCACCGCGGCAGCAGCCGCTTTCGGGCGCCAACTGGCTGCTGGACTTCTTCGACAGAAGACATGTCGTCACGACAATGCGGACGTTGGTGAAGTCGAGGCGCAATCACGGCAAATTGCACCTGTGGTTACTTCTACTCGCGATGTGCCTTTACACATTCCAGAGAGACGAGAAACCCAAGAGCCAGATGTATACCTcgctaatttttaattggaaCGTGACGGACTTTAGCAACTTTAAAACGTTCCAATCAACTCTCTTCGTACTAG CAATGCTAATTGGAGTGCCTATCATGAGTAAATTAATAGGAATGAAGGACACTTTCATCGTAGCGGTTGGAGCAATAGCGCACGCAGCTGGAAgaatagtatttattttagcaAACCGGCCGGAATTATTTTACGTCG gtgctgctgttgctgctttAGGTCCCGTAGTAGCTCCGATACTCAGATCTATGACCTCGAAACTTGTGCCTGTGGAGGAGCGAG GAAAGGTATTTGCGATGCTTTCCGTGTGCGATAACGCGGTTCCATTACTTAGCGGCACTTTGTATTCCCAACTTTACAATGCCACGATCAAGACAGCACCGAATTCTTTTTATTGGTTGACATTCGCTACGCAGATTGCCGTGCTTCTACTAATTCA ATTAATCAACTTTACATCGTGGTCTAAGCATGCGACTGAGCAAGAGGATTACATTGATGATGAGGCTGTGGCTCCATCTCTTCCAAATACTGAAGCTAGCTCGTCGAGTAACGTAACAACTTAA